A single region of the Pseudonocardia alni genome encodes:
- a CDS encoding nucleoside hydrolase produces the protein MNGPEDDLSAEQVREHREAMIALGRRLPQTTLADTATQLQTAELRAPAVGAPMVIDTDIGGDADDALALVAAARHSRELALVITADETGPDHRAPHPAGRGYGQRARFARYLLDVVGRGDIAVAAGATTGHTDYFCVEDLIPATVAPAPGGRDAVLAAVAELAGRCDGPIRWVGMAPLSNLAEVCDHLPEIAGRLQVTQMGGAIHYRRPERAEHNIRLDVDAARRVLAAVADGRLAKPRFVLSDTTFTDQIAVHATHPLHRRLAGRAESWAVLLEGHLQRWYRDHHDSTLQHDALTLSAALGLPFVRSATARIAMDDIGRWSIPDASDAGGAAGTGLRVSRSADYPAFMAWLEHALDPATPAAAGTVDLSGAGARAGAGVVSGAGVRRPA, from the coding sequence ATGAACGGCCCGGAGGACGACCTGTCGGCCGAGCAGGTGCGTGAGCACCGCGAGGCCATGATCGCGCTGGGGCGTCGGCTGCCCCAGACCACGCTCGCCGACACCGCGACCCAGCTGCAGACCGCCGAGCTCCGCGCTCCCGCGGTGGGCGCGCCGATGGTCATCGACACCGACATCGGTGGCGACGCCGATGACGCCCTCGCCCTGGTCGCGGCCGCCCGCCACAGTCGCGAACTCGCGCTGGTGATCACCGCCGACGAGACCGGCCCCGACCACCGCGCCCCCCACCCTGCTGGGCGGGGATACGGGCAGCGGGCCCGGTTCGCCCGGTACCTGCTTGATGTCGTCGGCCGCGGCGACATCGCGGTCGCTGCCGGCGCGACGACCGGACACACCGACTACTTCTGCGTCGAGGACCTCATTCCGGCCACCGTCGCCCCGGCGCCGGGCGGCCGGGATGCTGTGCTGGCTGCGGTCGCCGAGCTCGCCGGCCGGTGCGATGGCCCGATCCGGTGGGTCGGGATGGCGCCGCTGTCGAACCTGGCCGAGGTGTGTGATCACCTCCCCGAGATCGCCGGCCGGTTGCAGGTGACCCAGATGGGCGGGGCGATCCACTACCGTCGCCCCGAACGGGCCGAGCACAACATTCGTCTCGACGTCGACGCCGCCCGCCGGGTGCTGGCCGCGGTCGCCGACGGGCGCCTGGCCAAGCCGCGGTTCGTCCTGTCCGACACCACCTTCACCGACCAGATCGCCGTGCACGCCACCCACCCGCTGCACCGCCGTCTTGCCGGCCGTGCCGAGTCGTGGGCGGTGTTGTTGGAGGGGCACCTGCAGCGCTGGTACCGCGACCACCACGACTCGACGCTGCAGCACGACGCGCTGACCCTGTCCGCCGCGCTCGGGCTGCCGTTCGTGCGCAGCGCGACCGCGCGCATCGCGATGGACGACATCGGCCGCTGGAGCATCCCCGACGCCAGCGACGCGGGTGGGGCGGCGGGTACGGGGCTGCGGGTCAGCCGCAGCGCGGACTACCCGGCGTTCATGGCTTGGCTCGAACACGCCCTCGACCCGGCCACCCCGGCCGCGGCGGGCACCGTCGACCTGAGCGGCGCCGGGGCCCGGGCCGGTGCTGGTGTGGTGTCCGGGGCCGGGGTGCGGCGGCCGGCCTGA
- a CDS encoding ABC transporter permease, producing MAAIAHAYGLHTEAERDAIARAYRVFHTHHAQFVTAVSAEMLRDLHRDVDERGARIVFLGRDGHPYATAVRGLDPDFAETHTVEIVLSRAVVDAALTDLEDRTGARFHAVEAFRVRDRIDPATTVGAFQALSDYLDDAGVPTAGGVLTFVDNSFKGTIQELYTAAYPDVEVHGRYAIHGTHPDDPHPGNKTGYALHLPADTRWRGYPLAELPAEPELTLGAAEAVAAIEHTLHGPDTSPAAIDTTGPVQGPQRRQPAPLRGYNPALITPPYRDARVREAVKVAALLAVHDAAVQARPRWTGAPAQQTQPERTHAIAAFADDIRAWITKAPQRDPGLSEVLDAFVRRRDRALLSQVYDQLVVAGLDPAEPAQHWIALLPTTPDHSLPDHVDAGSAHHDGPAPHEPPSFQTAMQHLRSAVDAARRGVAADTQEQTRTPAAPATRPPRRDTGTQVDPLQNRPDQDRPSGYDSGY from the coding sequence GTGGCGGCGATCGCACACGCCTACGGGCTGCACACCGAGGCGGAGCGCGACGCGATCGCCCGCGCCTACCGGGTGTTCCATACCCACCACGCCCAGTTCGTCACCGCGGTCTCTGCCGAGATGCTGCGTGACCTGCACCGCGACGTCGACGAGCGCGGCGCTCGGATCGTGTTCCTCGGCCGCGACGGGCATCCCTACGCCACCGCCGTGCGGGGCCTGGACCCCGACTTCGCCGAAACCCACACGGTCGAGATCGTGCTGTCCCGCGCCGTGGTCGACGCCGCCCTGACCGACCTCGAAGACCGGACCGGCGCCCGCTTCCACGCTGTGGAGGCCTTCCGGGTCCGGGACCGGATCGATCCCGCCACCACCGTAGGTGCGTTCCAGGCCCTGTCTGACTACCTCGACGACGCAGGCGTCCCCACCGCGGGCGGGGTGCTCACCTTCGTCGACAACTCGTTCAAGGGCACCATCCAGGAGCTCTACACCGCCGCCTACCCCGACGTGGAGGTCCACGGCCGCTACGCCATCCATGGCACCCACCCCGACGACCCGCACCCCGGCAACAAGACCGGCTATGCGCTGCACCTGCCCGCCGACACACGCTGGCGTGGCTACCCCCTGGCCGAGCTCCCCGCCGAACCGGAGCTGACCCTCGGCGCGGCAGAAGCCGTTGCCGCGATCGAGCACACCCTGCACGGCCCCGACACCAGCCCCGCCGCCATCGACACCACCGGCCCGGTCCAGGGACCGCAACGCCGCCAGCCGGCGCCGCTGCGGGGATACAACCCCGCGCTCATCACCCCGCCCTACCGCGACGCCCGCGTACGAGAAGCGGTCAAGGTAGCGGCACTACTCGCCGTGCACGACGCCGCCGTGCAAGCCCGGCCCCGCTGGACAGGAGCACCGGCCCAGCAGACCCAGCCAGAACGCACGCACGCCATCGCCGCGTTCGCCGACGACATCCGCGCCTGGATCACGAAGGCTCCCCAGCGCGACCCGGGCCTCAGCGAGGTGCTCGATGCGTTCGTCCGGCGCCGCGACCGTGCCCTGCTCTCCCAGGTCTATGACCAGCTCGTTGTCGCCGGCCTGGACCCCGCCGAACCCGCGCAGCACTGGATCGCACTGCTCCCCACAACCCCGGACCACTCCCTCCCCGACCACGTCGACGCCGGCAGCGCCCACCACGATGGGCCGGCACCTCATGAGCCGCCCAGCTTCCAGACAGCGATGCAGCACCTCAGGAGCGCCGTCGACGCTGCCCGCCGCGGCGTCGCCGCCGATACGCAGGAGCAGACGCGCACACCAGCGGCACCTGCCACTCGGCCCCCGCGGCGAGACACCGGCACACAGGTCGACCCCTTGCAGAACCGACCTGATCAAGACCGGCCCTCCGGCTACGACAGCGGCTACTGA